In Hippocampus zosterae strain Florida chromosome 3, ASM2543408v3, whole genome shotgun sequence, a genomic segment contains:
- the mterf2 gene encoding transcription termination factor 2, mitochondrial isoform X1, whose translation MENLYLAWLNGQYQILRPLPQQQTQIADNVANPGVKPQQRAISCQGGPSNRQTDVSYQTAGEPGPYVNLQNPCLNVQGGHPFHGSRYQNATNHSLAQHGSGFRLNTPPLTTAAPLQVRQGVSKTGKESSTASNTHIASVNKTQYGPLSPSANQQYLVSSNPNTFVLKPQSTGQSLQGYILIQPTMHIPSTVLVSSQTNIPKAAESRRDVIGTTMQGTTNQQTTTQSRNQLVTTHSTTHLLNLNPLLSDLLLAPGSVSKSSQSLPTNKVNDNSISTRVIAVVQPLSPQCDIITPASKNPSPHNLNLPIVDAQNKTTKEDCRNPPESETQPQSNKCLRMHASAIRHADDTPSQVLRLHPLATKLADDMLRKDHCLGSCASKLATLETPAKERGTNDHDKMPPDAKASILELSSFPTTTWTLKDLVLMGKRLAMQGAPANDNLPKQLLDMFWGGSCDNLACSLKTKYWSALIRHVYLFCANSVKEDTVVLSQVCPSFADQLKNFHVLKDGEVYTELPYTSSWLNTNEQLDDIDKEFGPNIYRYVPHNQPDPVKKVASVSSQDVSKVPRSVPERDDQDCNEPLANITPQNVAEIPRSDPDTGGKDCNDPLANISPQNVAEVPRSDPDTGGKDCIDPLANITPQNVAEIPRSDPDTGGKDCIDPLANITPQNVAEIPRSDPETGGKVCNDPLYSFKIQVLSPEKAKAIFELGRVVMSPSIGQPKEVLNTSGGVEDEPLPEVYVTSGSKLKNPLNRFCCIAKWKEIILGSKTSSDDKCHCKEGFTKTREQMNCPQFTIEPDRQSHSLEGDMESKSKGRMSSSLPTISWLKICNEISETFELNDDQETNDLHGQQPKGSQAKMTRENKDDVANCDIPTNHIADNEEDLNKAQLKPAEGCLSTDGHIRDDNSWTENHMDTNMSAKNEQVEQASTASSLGTMSPLETEQLIQCSPKSGNLIDFSKSGTHGTDERKRKRLANPNSIFPHLKKLMKKNLDSHEVDVSKNKAVVGSDGKPLASDNSTVKLMLFGSLPHQQHALINHGNETTKPPKVVFARVDAKKKIGRGEPKSFCSATKGTLSQTKITFGTNMKLIAGKGEKLRSTNDTDIVGRQSRSVKRDKRSNESGPQEDLPIQDNSLNFSVLPTTFCFEDESTGREKNTEHRSD comes from the exons ATGGAAAACCTGTACTTGGCTTGGCTTAATGGACAATACCAAATACTTCGCCCCCTCCCACAACAACAGACCCAAATTGCCGATAACGTGGCGAATCCTGGAGTGAAACCACAACAGAGAGCCATTTCTTGTCAGGGTGGCCCATCTAACAGGCAGACTGACGTTTCTTATCAGACAGCTGGCGAACCGGGACCTTATGTCAATCTGCAGAACCCTTGTCTGAATGTGCAAGGAGGACATCCTTTCCATGGAAGCAGATATCAAAATGCTACTAATCATTCATTAGCTCAGCATGGATCTGGCTTTAGGTTAAACACGCCCCCTCTTACAACGGCTGCCCCACTTCAAGTCAGACAGGGTGTTTCAAAGACCGGAAAAGAATCCTCCACTGCAAGTAACACGCACATTGCTTCAGTCAACAAAACTCAATATGGACCACTCTCTCCTTCTGCCAACCAACAATATTTAGTTTCCTCCAATCCCAACACATTTGTTCTCAAGCCCCAATCTACTGGACAGAGTTTGCAGGGTTACATTTTGATTCAACCGACAATGCATATTCCCTCCACTGTTTTGGTTAGTAGTCAAACAAACATCCCCAAAGCAGCAGAGTCTAGGCGTGATGTAATTGGGACAACTATGCAAGGAACCACTAATCAACAAACTACAACACAATCAAGAAATCAGCTGGTTACCACACACTCAACAACGCATCTACTGAATTTAAATCCACTGTTGTCAGATTTGCTACTGGCCCCGGGATCAGTGAGCAAGAGTTCCCAGTCATTACCAACAAATAAAGTAAATGACAACTCCATTTCTACGAGAGTCATCGCTGTGGTGCAACCATTGTCTCCACAATGCGATATAATTACACCTGCAAGTAAAAATCCCTCACCACACAACTTGAATTTACCCATTGTGGACGCCCAGAACAAGACTACCAAAGAGGACTGTCGGAATCCCCCTGAAAGTGAAACTCAGCCACAGTCCAACAAATGTCTGAGGATGCATGCATCAGCTATCAGACATGCAGATGACACTCCAAGTCAAGTTCTGAGATTGCATCCGTTAGCTACCAAACTTGCAGATGACATGCTAAGGAAAGACCATTGTCTTGGATCATGTGCTTCAAAACTGGCGACCCTTGAAACTCCAGCAAAGGAAAGGGGGACTAATGACCATGATAAGATGCCACCCGATGCAAAGGCTAGTATCCTTGAACTTTCCTCTTTCCCAACAACTACGTGGACGTTGAAAGATTTAGTGTTGATGGGTAAAAGATTGGCGATGCAAGGTGCACCTGCAAATGACAATTTACCCAAACAACTATTAGACATGTTTTGGGGTGGGAGTTGTGACAATTTGGCATGTTCTCTTAAGACAAAATATTGGTCTGCCTTGATTcgtcatgtttatttattttgtgccaaCTCTGTGAAAGAAGACACTGTTGTGCTGTCACAGGTATGCCCGTCATTTGCTGATCAACTCAAAAACTTTCATGTCCTGAAAGATGGTGAGGTTTACACAGAGCTGCCCTACACATCGTCATGGTTGAATACAAATGAACAGCTGGATGATATTGACAAAGAATTTGGCCCCAATATTTACAGATACGTGCCTCACAACCAGCCAGATCCCGTTAAAAAAGTCGCCAGCGTTTCATCACAAGATGTTAGCAAGGTTCCCAGATCTGTCCCTGAAAGAGACGACCAAGATTGTAATGAG CCACTCGCCAACATTACACCACAAAATGTTGCAGAGATTCCCAGATCTGACCCTGATACGGGAGGCAAAGATTGTAATGACCCACTTGCCAACATTTCACCACAAAATGTTGCAGAGGTTCCCAGATCTGACCCTGATACGGGAGGCAAAGATTGTATTGACCCACTCGCCAACATTACACCACAAAATGTTGCAGAGATTCCCAGATCTGACCCTGATACGGGAGGCAAAGATTGTATTGACCCACTCGCCAACATTACACCACAAAATGTTGCAGAGATTCCCAGATCTGACCCTGAAACAGGAGGCAAAGTTTGTAACGACCCTCTCTATTCATTTAAAATCCAAGTTTTGTCACCAGAAAAAGCGAAAGCCATCTTTGAGCTTGGCCGTGTTGTGATGTCACCAAGTATTGGTCAACCAAAGGAAGTCTTAAATACTTCTGGTGGTGTGGAAGATGAGCCACTTCCAGAAGTATACGTTACAAGCGGATCAAAACTAAAAAATCCCCTGAATCGTTTTTGCTGCATAGCAAAGTGGAAAGAAATTATTTTGGGTTCCAAAACATCTTCGGATGATAAGTGCCATTGCAAAGAAGGTTTTACGAAGACGCGAGAACAAATGAACTGTCCACAGTTTACAATAGAACCTGATCGCCAATCTCACTCACTGGAAGGAGACATGGAATCTAAAAGTAAGGGGAGAATGTCCAGCAGCCTTCCGACAATAAGTTGGCTTAAAATATGCAATGAAATCAGTGAGACCTTTGAATTAAACGACGATCAAGAAACAAATGACCTCCATGGTCAACAGCCAAAAGGAAGCCAGGCAAAAATGACAAGGGAAAACAAAGACGATGTCGCCAATTGTGATATTCCTACCAACCATATTGCTGACAATGAAGAGGATTTGAACAAAGCTCAGCTGAAACCTGCAGAAGGTTGCCTGTCAACTGACGGCCACATCAGGGATGACAATTCTTGGACCGAAAATCACATGGACACGAATATGTCAGCCAAGAATGAACAGGTTGAACAAGCTTCAACGGCATCTTCACTTGGGACAATGTCACCTTTGGAAACGGAACAACTGATACAATGCAGTCCAAAGTCCGGAAATCTGATCGATTTCAGTAAATCAGGAACACATGGAACTGATGAAAGGAAACGGAAGAGACTTGCCAATCCTAACAGTATTTTTCCGCACCTGAAGAAGTTGATGAAGAAAAACCTGGATTCACATGAAGTTGATGTTTCAAAAAATAAGGCAGTTGTTGGTTCTGATGGTAAACCTTTAGCGTCAGACAATTCAACTGTCAAATTGATGCTGTTTGGCTCTTTACCACACCAACAGCATGCTTTAATTAATCACGGAAATGAGACGACAAAACCACCAAAGGTAGTTTTTGCGAGGGTTGACGCCAAGAAAAAAATCGGTAGAGGTGAACCAAAATCATTTTGTTCAGCCACAAAAGGGACTCTATCTCAAACTAAAATAACATTCGGAACCAACATGAAACTAATTGCGGGCAAAGGAGAGAAGTTACGTTCGACAAATGACACGGATATTGTCGGCCGACAAAGTCGGTCTGTTAAACGTGACAAAAGAAGTAATGAAAGTGGACCCCAAGAAGATTTGCCCATCCAGGACAACAGCTTGAATTTCAGCGTTTTGCCCACCACCTTCTGCTTTGAAGATGAATCAACAGGTcgggaaaaaaacacagagcATCGTTCAG ATTAA